In Sphingomonas sp. LR60, the following are encoded in one genomic region:
- a CDS encoding GNAT family N-acetyltransferase gives MIQTARLTLRTPTSADHAALFAMWSDPLVTADLGGPKDEAACLAVLERHAGYAPLGFGVVERHEDGQVIGHVGLKPGAPETPIEGLLEIGWMIGRDWWGAGYAPEAAAGWLDWAWANRPERAVYAITGRRNVASQRVMDRLGMRHVPDMDFLHPKYPDDPALADSVTYRIERS, from the coding sequence GTGATCCAGACCGCCCGCCTGACCCTGCGGACGCCAACCTCCGCAGATCACGCGGCGTTGTTCGCAATGTGGAGCGATCCGCTGGTGACCGCCGATCTGGGCGGCCCGAAGGACGAGGCGGCGTGCCTGGCGGTGCTGGAGCGTCACGCCGGCTACGCACCGCTCGGCTTCGGCGTGGTCGAACGGCACGAGGACGGGCAGGTGATCGGGCACGTCGGGCTGAAGCCCGGCGCGCCGGAAACGCCGATCGAAGGGCTGTTGGAGATCGGCTGGATGATCGGCCGCGACTGGTGGGGGGCGGGCTACGCGCCGGAGGCGGCGGCGGGCTGGCTCGACTGGGCATGGGCGAACCGGCCGGAGCGTGCGGTGTACGCCATCACCGGCAGGCGCAACGTCGCCAGCCAGCGCGTCATGGACCGGCTCGGGATGCGACATGTGCCCGACATGGACTTCCTCCACCCCAAATACCCCGATGACCCGGCACTTGCCGACAGTGTGACGTACCGGATAGAGCGTTCATGA
- a CDS encoding GNAT family N-acetyltransferase: MIVTERLILRAWREEDVAPFHAMGQDAEVMRYLGPPTTRASARAMMREENETARTFGRCLWAVERQKDGAFIGFCGVEPGPIGSPIAGLPEIGWRLARAAWGQGLASEAARAVLAAEWERQTDAVFATTVPANRRGWGLMERLGMTRVEGGDFDHPDLAPDSPLRRHILYRIDRPLNG; this comes from the coding sequence ATGATCGTCACCGAACGCCTGATCCTGCGCGCGTGGCGCGAGGAGGATGTCGCGCCGTTCCACGCCATGGGGCAGGACGCCGAGGTGATGCGCTACCTCGGACCGCCGACGACCAGAGCCAGTGCGCGGGCCATGATGCGCGAAGAGAACGAGACCGCACGAACCTTCGGGCGCTGCCTGTGGGCAGTGGAGCGACAAAAGGATGGCGCATTCATCGGCTTCTGCGGCGTCGAGCCCGGCCCGATAGGCAGCCCGATCGCTGGCCTGCCCGAGATCGGCTGGCGGCTGGCGCGCGCTGCATGGGGGCAGGGGCTGGCGAGCGAAGCGGCGCGCGCGGTACTTGCTGCGGAATGGGAACGCCAAACCGACGCGGTCTTCGCGACCACCGTTCCCGCCAACCGGCGAGGTTGGGGATTGATGGAGCGGCTGGGTATGACGCGCGTTGAGGGTGGCGACTTCGACCATCCCGATCTTGCTCCGGACAGTCCCTTGCGCCGCCATATTCTCTACCGCATCGACCGCCCGCTTAATGGGTGA
- a CDS encoding M23 family metallopeptidase → MRRIAFLVPLLAVAAAAPQQAISPSRFGLSDGLRQGALALGTAPAGTTRLTLDDAPVAVAADGRFVIAFDRDAKPQALLTATLADGTTQTATLSIAPGDWRIERLPTLRKIPVPSAEFAAKRSGELAQIVAARATGSDADGWRQRFVWPARGRISGLFGAQRIYAGEPGSYHGGVDVAKPEGAEVVAPADGVVTLAADPPFTLEGRLLILDHGHGVTSAFLHLSRIDVRVGERVRQGQPIGLVGRTGRATGPHLHWAMTWNGARIDPLLVAGAMPAS, encoded by the coding sequence ATGCGCCGGATCGCGTTTCTGGTGCCGTTGCTCGCCGTTGCCGCCGCCGCGCCGCAACAGGCGATCTCGCCGTCCCGTTTCGGCCTTAGCGACGGATTGCGGCAGGGTGCGCTGGCGCTCGGCACCGCGCCGGCCGGTACGACGCGCCTCACGCTCGACGACGCGCCGGTCGCCGTCGCCGCGGACGGCCGCTTCGTGATCGCCTTCGACCGCGATGCCAAGCCGCAGGCGCTGCTGACAGCGACTTTGGCGGACGGCACGACGCAGACCGCCACACTGTCGATCGCGCCCGGCGACTGGCGGATCGAGCGACTGCCGACCCTGCGCAAGATCCCGGTGCCCAGCGCGGAGTTCGCCGCCAAACGCTCCGGCGAACTGGCGCAGATCGTCGCCGCGCGCGCGACCGGCAGCGACGCGGACGGCTGGCGGCAGCGCTTCGTCTGGCCGGCGCGCGGGCGTATCTCGGGGCTGTTCGGCGCGCAGCGCATCTACGCCGGGGAGCCCGGAAGCTACCACGGCGGCGTCGACGTCGCGAAGCCCGAAGGTGCGGAGGTGGTCGCGCCCGCCGACGGCGTGGTGACACTGGCCGCCGATCCGCCGTTCACGCTCGAAGGCCGGTTGCTGATCCTCGACCATGGGCACGGTGTGACCAGCGCGTTCCTGCACCTGTCCCGCATCGACGTGCGCGTCGGTGAGCGCGTGCGCCAGGGGCAACCGATCGGGCTGGTCGGCCGCACCGGCCGCGCCACCGGGCCGCACCTGCATTGGGCGATGACGTGGAACGGCGCGCGGATCGATCCGCTGCTGGTCGCGGGGGCGATGCCGGCGTCATAA
- a CDS encoding DUF2093 domain-containing protein has translation MLMSHTDRPAKLHYMANGFRILAAGDHVLCAVSGARIALEDLRYWDVATQRPFASGAIATEELAPR, from the coding sequence ATGCTGATGTCCCACACCGACCGTCCCGCCAAATTGCACTATATGGCCAACGGCTTCCGCATTCTGGCGGCGGGCGATCACGTGCTGTGCGCGGTCAGCGGCGCGCGGATCGCGCTGGAGGACCTGCGCTATTGGGACGTCGCGACGCAGCGGCCGTTCGCGAGTGGCGCGATCGCGACGGAGGAGCTGGCGCCGCGGTGA
- a CDS encoding GreA/GreB family elongation factor → MSVAFRRESDDEHLEPKFELPIPPGPNLVTPRGRALIEARVVELEAALAAAPDAEAAKPIARDLRYWKTRRATAIDTAPRSDGVVGFGSRVRFALAGKERAVTLVGDDEADPPAGLLSFSAPLARALMGAEAGELVAFNGREDAIEVLEVGASG, encoded by the coding sequence ATGAGCGTCGCCTTCCGTCGCGAGAGCGATGACGAACATCTCGAACCGAAATTCGAGCTGCCGATCCCGCCTGGTCCCAATCTGGTGACCCCACGTGGACGCGCGCTGATTGAGGCGCGGGTCGTCGAGCTGGAGGCGGCGCTGGCGGCGGCGCCCGATGCGGAGGCCGCAAAGCCGATCGCGCGCGATCTGCGCTATTGGAAGACGCGGCGTGCGACCGCGATCGACACTGCGCCGCGAAGCGACGGTGTGGTCGGGTTCGGGAGCCGGGTGCGGTTTGCGCTGGCGGGCAAGGAGCGCGCGGTGACGCTGGTCGGGGACGACGAGGCTGATCCGCCGGCGGGATTGCTGTCCTTCTCCGCGCCGCTGGCGCGCGCGCTGATGGGTGCGGAGGCAGGAGAACTGGTGGCGTTCAATGGGAGGGAGGATGCGATCGAGGTGTTGGAGGTCGGGGCGTCGGGGTAG
- the hemB gene encoding porphobilinogen synthase, which yields MHAAYPALRLRRTRAAAWSRRLHAENVLTPADLIWPLFITEGRDVEEPIAALPGVSRWSVDRIVARAKEAAALGIPCLALFPNTQSGRRSDDGAEAINPDNLMCQALRAIKDAVPEIGLLTDVALDPYTTHGHDGLVDPRGYVTNDSTVDALVQQALNQARNGSDVIAPSDMMDGRVGLIRAALEQDGFVNVQIMAYAAKYASAFYGPFRDAVGSRGLLKGDKTTYQMDPANAEEALREVGLDLAEGADSVMVKPGLPYLDIVAKVKQAFAVPVFAYQVSGEYAMIEAAVAAGAADRDAMVLETLLAFKRAGCSGVLTYHAPVAARLLGA from the coding sequence ATGCACGCTGCCTATCCCGCGTTGCGCTTGCGCCGCACCCGTGCCGCCGCCTGGAGCCGCCGGCTCCATGCCGAGAATGTGCTCACCCCCGCCGATCTGATCTGGCCGCTGTTCATCACCGAGGGACGCGACGTCGAGGAGCCGATCGCCGCCTTGCCCGGCGTGTCGCGCTGGTCGGTCGACCGGATCGTCGCGCGCGCGAAGGAAGCCGCCGCGCTCGGCATCCCGTGCCTCGCGCTCTTCCCCAATACGCAATCAGGCCGGCGTAGCGACGATGGCGCGGAGGCGATCAACCCCGACAACCTGATGTGTCAGGCATTGCGCGCGATCAAGGATGCGGTCCCCGAGATCGGCCTGCTTACCGACGTCGCGCTCGATCCCTACACGACGCATGGCCACGACGGGCTGGTCGACCCGCGCGGCTATGTCACCAACGACAGCACCGTCGACGCGCTGGTTCAACAGGCGCTCAATCAGGCGCGCAACGGCTCGGACGTGATCGCCCCCAGCGACATGATGGACGGCCGCGTCGGGCTGATCCGCGCCGCGCTGGAGCAGGACGGCTTCGTCAATGTCCAGATCATGGCCTATGCCGCCAAATATGCCTCGGCCTTCTATGGCCCGTTCCGCGACGCGGTCGGCAGCCGCGGGCTGCTGAAAGGCGACAAGACCACCTATCAGATGGATCCGGCCAACGCCGAGGAGGCACTGCGCGAGGTCGGGCTCGATCTCGCCGAGGGCGCCGACAGCGTGATGGTCAAGCCCGGCCTCCCGTATCTCGACATCGTCGCGAAGGTGAAACAGGCGTTCGCGGTGCCGGTGTTCGCCTATCAGGTGTCGGGCGAATACGCGATGATCGAGGCCGCGGTGGCGGCGGGTGCCGCGGATCGCGACGCGATGGTGCTGGAGACGCTGCTGGCGTTCAAGCGCGCGGGCTGTTCGGGCGTGCTCACCTATCACGCGCCCGTGGCGGCACGGCTGCTCGGCGCGTGA
- the xseA gene encoding exodeoxyribonuclease VII large subunit, protein MADPLYDTQAGRLVAEPTPGDNAMALSVGELSGRLKRMVEGEFGHVRLRGEISGYKRATSGHLYLCLKDESAVIDGVMWKGSAGGLAFRPEDGVEVIATGRLTTYPGRSKYQIIIERMELAGAGALMALLEKLKAKLAGEGLFDADRKKPLPFMPRVIGVVTSPTGAVIRDILHRLEDRCPTHVIVWPVKVQGAGAAEEVAAAVRGFDALPADGPIPRPDLVIVARGGGSIEDLWAFNEEPVVRAVAGCSIPIISSVGHETDTTLCDHAADLRAPTPTAAAEIAVPVLAELRLSLDAMANRTQRCARRYVDRGREQLAALVRVMPTRDRLLGPQRQRLDDLGMRGDRALERRVARARGELTHAAGAIRPATLERRLEAARRRLADVGRLIDSLNPDRILERGYARVEAAAGGTVTTAEAARAAGALNLRFRDGAVAVQVDGSAKPEVKVERSPRRAYPDKPEQPRLI, encoded by the coding sequence ATGGCCGACCCCCTTTACGATACTCAGGCGGGGCGGCTGGTAGCCGAGCCGACGCCCGGCGACAATGCGATGGCGTTGAGCGTCGGCGAACTGTCGGGTCGATTGAAGCGGATGGTCGAGGGCGAGTTCGGCCACGTCCGGCTGCGCGGCGAGATCTCGGGCTACAAGCGCGCCACCTCGGGGCACCTCTACCTCTGCCTGAAGGACGAAAGCGCGGTCATCGACGGCGTGATGTGGAAAGGCAGCGCGGGCGGGCTGGCGTTCCGTCCCGAGGACGGAGTCGAGGTGATCGCGACCGGGCGGCTGACCACCTATCCGGGCCGCTCCAAATACCAGATCATCATCGAGCGGATGGAACTGGCCGGCGCCGGCGCGCTGATGGCGCTGCTCGAAAAGCTCAAGGCCAAGCTGGCGGGCGAGGGGCTGTTCGACGCCGATCGAAAGAAGCCGCTGCCATTCATGCCGCGCGTGATCGGCGTCGTCACCTCGCCGACCGGCGCTGTGATCCGCGACATCCTCCATCGCCTCGAGGATCGTTGCCCGACGCATGTGATCGTCTGGCCGGTCAAGGTGCAGGGCGCGGGGGCGGCCGAGGAGGTGGCGGCGGCGGTGCGCGGGTTCGACGCGCTGCCCGCGGATGGTCCGATCCCGCGCCCCGATCTGGTGATCGTCGCGCGCGGCGGCGGGTCGATCGAGGATCTGTGGGCGTTCAACGAGGAACCAGTGGTACGCGCGGTCGCGGGTTGCTCGATCCCGATCATCTCGTCGGTCGGGCACGAGACCGACACGACGCTGTGCGACCATGCCGCCGACCTGCGCGCCCCGACCCCCACAGCGGCGGCGGAAATCGCGGTGCCGGTGCTCGCCGAACTGCGGCTGTCGCTCGACGCGATGGCCAATCGTACGCAGCGCTGCGCGCGTCGCTATGTCGATCGTGGGCGAGAGCAACTGGCGGCGCTGGTGCGGGTGATGCCGACGCGCGACCGGCTGCTCGGGCCGCAGCGGCAGCGGCTCGACGATCTCGGGATGCGCGGCGATCGTGCGTTGGAGCGACGCGTCGCACGCGCGCGCGGCGAGCTGACCCATGCCGCGGGTGCGATCCGCCCCGCGACGCTGGAGCGGCGGCTGGAGGCGGCGCGGCGGCGGCTGGCCGACGTCGGGCGGCTGATCGACAGCCTCAACCCCGACCGTATCTTGGAGCGCGGCTATGCCCGCGTCGAGGCGGCGGCGGGCGGCACGGTCACCACTGCCGAGGCCGCGCGCGCGGCGGGCGCGCTCAACCTGCGCTTCCGCGACGGGGCGGTGGCGGTGCAGGTCGACGGGAGCGCGAAACCGGAGGTGAAGGTTGAGCGCAGCCCACGCCGCGCCTATCCTGACAAACCCGAGCAGCCCCGCCTGATCTGA
- a CDS encoding fused MFS/spermidine synthase, which yields MGDAAMARGRWLFVVTILTGSFLLFLVQPMIARIALPRLGGAPAVWNSAMLVYQALLLGGYGYAHLLGRIAPRRQGIVHLLVLLAACAFLPIGLSDRVLPAGAEPALWVPYLFVVSIGPLFFAVSAQAPLMQRWFASARPDTDPYALYAASNFGSFAGLLAFPLLVEPLLSVSRQRWLWSAGYLLLILLVAACARLLPAGREPARAQALQPAPGRRRVARWIALGFVPSGMMLATSTFVSTDLVAMPLLWVIPLSLYLLSFSIAFAARRGIADLLTSSAPVTIVLFGGVLMGGFAERATFSAITALILLFMISVALHTQLYRLRPEPARLTGFYLAMSFGGALGGVFAGLIAPTLFDWTWEYPLLIVAAGALVPQTYLTPALRAFWHRRGMTVAGATLIVGALCLALLVLSRDPTGFREVRHPGVIFTLVALGGLVSLGARIPYLLVLTSGLLLFGGVRSLSLSLEPGARVRSYFGVYTVADESRRRTLIHGTTLHGVQLTGTPARARMPTTYYTPDSGVGRVMRAAPALFGPEARIGVVGLGTGTLACYAQPGQRWRFYEIDPAMVALTRTRRFTFVADCAPEATMVLGDARLSLERESPASLDVLALDAFSSDAVPMHLLTREAFAVYSRVLSRHGVLAVHISNRFVNLRPVVAAAARAGGWQALILDHRPSLLQEEETPSSWVVMTRDPWTLALVTGDEGDWKNLARRPGFAPWTDEYASILPLLTF from the coding sequence ATGGGTGACGCCGCTATGGCGCGCGGACGGTGGCTGTTCGTCGTCACGATCCTGACCGGATCGTTCCTGCTGTTCCTCGTCCAGCCGATGATCGCGCGGATCGCCTTGCCGCGGCTCGGCGGCGCGCCCGCCGTCTGGAACTCGGCGATGCTCGTCTACCAGGCGCTGCTGCTGGGCGGCTATGGCTATGCGCACCTGCTCGGGCGGATCGCGCCGCGACGGCAGGGCATCGTCCACCTGCTGGTGCTGCTCGCCGCCTGCGCGTTCCTGCCGATCGGGCTCAGCGACCGCGTGCTCCCTGCCGGGGCCGAGCCGGCCTTGTGGGTGCCGTATCTGTTCGTCGTCTCGATCGGGCCATTGTTCTTCGCGGTGTCGGCGCAGGCGCCGCTGATGCAGCGCTGGTTCGCCAGCGCCCGCCCCGACACTGATCCCTATGCGCTCTATGCCGCCTCGAACTTCGGCAGCTTCGCCGGGCTGCTCGCCTTCCCGCTGCTCGTCGAGCCCTTGCTCAGCGTCTCGCGGCAGCGCTGGCTGTGGAGCGCGGGCTATCTGCTGCTGATCCTGCTCGTTGCCGCCTGCGCACGATTGCTGCCCGCGGGGCGGGAGCCGGCGCGAGCACAGGCGTTGCAGCCCGCGCCCGGCCGTCGCCGCGTGGCACGCTGGATCGCGCTCGGATTCGTGCCGTCGGGAATGATGCTGGCGACCAGCACGTTCGTCAGTACCGATCTGGTCGCGATGCCGCTGCTCTGGGTCATCCCGCTGTCGCTGTATCTGCTCAGCTTCTCGATCGCCTTCGCCGCGCGGCGCGGAATCGCCGATCTGCTGACGAGCAGCGCGCCGGTGACGATCGTGCTGTTCGGCGGTGTGTTGATGGGCGGCTTTGCGGAGCGCGCGACGTTCAGCGCGATCACCGCGTTGATCCTGCTGTTCATGATCTCGGTCGCGCTCCACACGCAGCTCTATCGCCTGCGGCCTGAGCCGGCGCGGCTGACCGGCTTCTATCTCGCCATGTCGTTCGGCGGCGCGCTGGGCGGGGTGTTCGCCGGGCTGATCGCGCCGACGCTGTTCGATTGGACGTGGGAATATCCGCTACTGATCGTCGCCGCGGGCGCCTTGGTGCCGCAGACCTATCTGACTCCCGCCTTGCGGGCGTTCTGGCATCGCCGCGGCATGACGGTCGCGGGGGCGACGCTGATCGTCGGCGCGCTCTGTCTCGCGCTGCTGGTGCTGTCGCGCGATCCGACCGGCTTTCGCGAGGTGCGGCACCCGGGTGTGATCTTCACGTTGGTGGCGCTCGGCGGGCTGGTGTCGCTCGGCGCCCGCATCCCGTATCTGCTGGTGCTGACCAGCGGGCTGCTGCTGTTCGGCGGCGTCCGTTCGCTGTCGCTCTCGCTTGAGCCCGGCGCACGGGTGCGCAGCTATTTCGGCGTCTACACCGTCGCCGACGAGTCGCGCCGCCGCACCTTGATCCACGGAACGACCCTGCACGGCGTGCAACTGACCGGGACGCCGGCGCGTGCGCGTATGCCGACGACCTATTACACCCCCGACTCGGGCGTCGGTCGTGTGATGCGCGCCGCGCCGGCCCTGTTCGGGCCGGAGGCGCGGATCGGGGTGGTCGGGCTCGGGACCGGGACGCTCGCCTGCTATGCGCAGCCGGGCCAGCGGTGGCGCTTCTACGAGATCGATCCGGCAATGGTGGCACTGACGCGCACCCGACGCTTCACCTTCGTCGCGGATTGCGCACCGGAGGCGACGATGGTGCTTGGTGACGCGCGATTATCGCTCGAGCGCGAGTCCCCTGCGAGCCTTGACGTGCTGGCGCTCGACGCTTTCTCGTCAGATGCCGTTCCCATGCATCTCCTGACCCGCGAAGCTTTTGCCGTATATTCCCGCGTTTTGTCACGGCACGGCGTTTTGGCGGTCCATATCTCGAACCGTTTCGTCAATCTTCGCCCGGTCGTCGCCGCCGCCGCGCGCGCCGGCGGATGGCAGGCGCTGATCCTCGACCACCGCCCTTCGCTGCTTCAGGAGGAAGAGACGCCGTCTTCCTGGGTGGTTATGACCCGGGACCCGTGGACGCTCGCGCTGGTGACGGGCGACGAGGGTGACTGGAAAAATCTGGCTCGTCGTCCGGGGTTTGCGCCCTGGACCGACGAATATGCCAGCATCCTGCCGCTCCTGACCTTCTAA
- the purD gene encoding phosphoribosylamine--glycine ligase: MNILLVGSGGREHALAWKLAQSPTLDTLFAAPGNPGIAQHATIADLDVTDHRAVVDFVRRHRVGLVVIGPEAPLVDGLADNIRSIGIPVFGPGREAAKLEGSKGFTKDLCARMGIPTARYFRVTSKDGALACLDDFGDACVIKADGLAAGKGVVVATTRAEAEAAIADLYAHGPVEAVIEEMLEGPEASLFVLSDGTTTAAFGSAQDHKRVGDGDTGPNTGGMGAYSPAAVLTAELEERALGEIVRPTIDCLAASGTPYVGVLYAGLMLTTDGPKLIEYNVRFGDPECQVLMMRYTGDLAALLLAVAEGRLADVPAPVFSDDVALTVVMAAENYPGTPRTGGAIAGIDAAQANGAVVFQAGTALKDGQLVSAGGRVLAVTASGADVPSAQRAAYAAVEKVDFPTGFFRRDIGAKAVIDG; this comes from the coding sequence ATGAACATCCTGCTGGTGGGTTCGGGGGGACGCGAACATGCGCTCGCCTGGAAATTGGCGCAGTCTCCGACGCTCGATACGCTCTTCGCCGCGCCGGGCAACCCTGGCATCGCCCAACATGCGACGATCGCCGATCTGGACGTGACAGATCACCGCGCGGTGGTGGATTTCGTGCGCCGCCATCGGGTTGGCTTGGTCGTGATCGGGCCGGAGGCGCCGCTGGTCGATGGGCTGGCCGACAATATCCGCTCGATCGGCATACCTGTGTTCGGCCCCGGGCGCGAGGCGGCGAAGTTGGAGGGGTCGAAGGGCTTCACCAAGGATCTGTGCGCGCGGATGGGCATCCCGACCGCGCGCTATTTCCGCGTCACCTCGAAGGACGGCGCGCTCGCCTGCCTCGACGATTTCGGCGACGCTTGCGTCATCAAGGCCGACGGGCTGGCGGCGGGCAAGGGTGTGGTGGTCGCCACCACGCGCGCCGAGGCCGAGGCGGCGATCGCCGACCTCTATGCACACGGCCCGGTCGAGGCAGTGATCGAGGAGATGCTCGAAGGACCGGAGGCGAGCCTGTTCGTGCTGTCGGATGGCACCACCACCGCCGCCTTCGGCTCGGCACAGGATCACAAGCGCGTCGGCGATGGCGACACCGGCCCCAATACCGGCGGGATGGGCGCGTATAGTCCGGCGGCGGTGCTGACGGCGGAGCTGGAAGAGCGCGCGCTCGGCGAAATCGTCCGCCCGACGATCGACTGTCTTGCCGCCTCGGGCACGCCCTATGTCGGCGTTCTCTATGCCGGGCTGATGCTGACGACCGACGGCCCCAAGCTGATCGAATATAACGTCCGCTTCGGCGATCCCGAATGTCAGGTCCTGATGATGCGCTACACCGGCGACCTCGCCGCGTTGCTGCTCGCGGTCGCGGAGGGGCGGCTGGCCGACGTGCCGGCGCCGGTCTTCTCCGACGACGTCGCGCTGACGGTGGTGATGGCGGCGGAAAATTATCCCGGTACCCCGCGCACCGGCGGCGCGATCGCCGGGATCGACGCCGCGCAGGCGAACGGCGCGGTGGTATTCCAGGCGGGTACGGCATTGAAGGACGGGCAATTGGTGTCGGCGGGCGGGCGCGTGCTCGCGGTGACCGCCAGCGGTGCCGATGTACCTTCCGCACAGCGCGCGGCCTATGCGGCGGTCGAGAAAGTCGACTTCCCGACCGGCTTCTTCCGCCGCGACATCGGAGCCAAGGCGGTGATCGACGGTTGA